A region of Fimbriimonadaceae bacterium DNA encodes the following proteins:
- the prlC gene encoding Oligopeptidase A, producing MVVGAQVPPKVEAAIMKANADIAKIIAVPKAQRNFDNTIGAMDALDVWMDNETSMIIFMQHVSPDAKSRDEGRAAEEAVVNWGIEVGKREDLYKAIKEYADTKPKLEGEQKRLLDFIMRDYRRSGISLPKDKRDKLKELETEISKLGIEFERNIAEDGSKLPLSLLELKGVPDDVVKRLPKVGELVLAGFDGPTYGAIMDYCEVEATRQKMQWMYRRRGGAKNVAVLEKMLKARAEASKLLGYANTVDYEIEVRMAKNSKTVAKFYEDLLPIVRKKALQDFNEFQESKRTHLGDANATFNPWDYSFYKNRLKREKYAVDTQKVSEYFPMDAVVKGLFSITQSLYGIDMVDITAQAKQKGFPIWHEDVKLYELYDKQTKNLLGRMYTDLYPRENKYTHAACWGLQPRRKALAGKDQVPLAALVCNFTKPTADKPSLLEHDEVETFFHEFGHGLHHMLADSTYARFSGTRVARDFVEAPSQMMENWIWDPAVLRTFAKHYQTGDSLPDAMLEGMKSARTLGSGIETEGQFFLGKMDQIFHTAPNGSIDTTKAALAAYEECTLFKATPNTMPQAAFGHLNGYQGAYYGYLWSLVYAQDMFQRFEEQGLLNPEAGAYYRKKVLARGGSMDEMDMLRDYLGREPRMDAFLKHLGLKG from the coding sequence ATGGTTGTCGGCGCCCAAGTGCCGCCAAAGGTCGAGGCTGCCATCATGAAGGCCAACGCCGATATCGCGAAGATCATCGCCGTTCCCAAGGCTCAAAGAAACTTCGACAACACCATCGGTGCGATGGATGCCCTCGACGTCTGGATGGACAACGAGACGTCGATGATCATCTTCATGCAGCACGTTTCTCCCGACGCCAAGTCGCGGGATGAGGGAAGGGCCGCCGAAGAAGCCGTCGTCAATTGGGGCATCGAGGTTGGCAAGCGGGAGGATCTCTACAAGGCGATCAAGGAATATGCGGACACCAAGCCCAAGCTGGAAGGGGAGCAGAAGCGCCTGCTGGATTTCATCATGCGGGACTACCGCCGGTCGGGCATCAGTCTTCCCAAGGACAAGCGCGACAAGCTCAAAGAGCTTGAGACCGAGATCTCCAAGCTAGGCATCGAGTTCGAGCGGAATATTGCCGAAGACGGCAGCAAGCTCCCGCTGTCCCTCCTTGAACTCAAGGGCGTGCCGGACGATGTGGTCAAACGGCTACCTAAGGTAGGTGAGCTGGTCCTGGCCGGCTTCGACGGTCCGACCTATGGCGCGATCATGGACTATTGCGAGGTCGAGGCAACCCGCCAGAAAATGCAGTGGATGTACAGGCGACGGGGCGGCGCAAAGAACGTTGCCGTGCTTGAGAAGATGCTCAAAGCGAGGGCCGAAGCGTCAAAGCTGCTCGGCTACGCCAACACCGTTGATTACGAGATCGAGGTCAGAATGGCCAAGAACTCAAAGACGGTGGCGAAGTTCTACGAGGACCTCCTTCCGATCGTTCGTAAAAAGGCCCTGCAGGACTTCAACGAGTTCCAGGAATCCAAGCGAACCCACCTCGGCGATGCCAATGCGACGTTTAATCCTTGGGATTACAGCTTCTACAAAAACCGACTGAAACGGGAAAAGTACGCCGTCGATACCCAGAAGGTCAGCGAGTACTTTCCGATGGACGCCGTGGTCAAGGGACTCTTTTCAATCACCCAGTCGCTCTACGGCATCGACATGGTGGACATCACTGCGCAGGCCAAGCAGAAGGGCTTTCCCATCTGGCACGAGGACGTAAAGCTCTACGAGTTGTACGACAAGCAGACCAAGAACCTGCTCGGCCGTATGTACACGGACCTCTACCCTCGAGAGAACAAATACACCCACGCTGCTTGCTGGGGCCTTCAGCCTCGCCGGAAAGCCTTGGCCGGAAAGGACCAGGTTCCGCTCGCGGCCCTTGTCTGTAACTTCACGAAGCCGACTGCCGACAAGCCATCCCTGCTGGAGCATGACGAAGTCGAAACGTTCTTCCACGAGTTCGGCCACGGACTCCATCACATGCTGGCTGACAGTACTTACGCACGGTTCAGCGGCACTCGCGTCGCGCGGGACTTCGTCGAAGCTCCGAGCCAGATGATGGAAAACTGGATCTGGGATCCGGCCGTGTTGCGCACGTTTGCTAAGCACTACCAGACCGGAGATTCCCTCCCGGACGCGATGCTGGAGGGTATGAAATCGGCTCGAACCCTTGGCAGTGGCATCGAGACGGAAGGTCAGTTCTTCCTCGGGAAAATGGATCAGATCTTCCACACCGCCCCGAATGGCAGCATCGACACCACGAAGGCGGCGCTTGCAGCCTATGAGGAGTGCACCCTGTTTAAGGCAACCCCGAATACGATGCCGCAGGCAGCCTTTGGCCATCTGAATGGGTATCAGGGAGCTTATTACGGCTATCTCTGGTCCTTGGTCTATGCGCAGGACATGTTCCAGCGGTTTGAGGAGCAGGGACTTCTGAATCCGGAGGCTGGCGCCTATTACCGCAAGAAGGTGCTGGCGCGAGGCGGCAGTATGGACGAAATGGACATGCTTCGCGACTACTTGGGCAGGGAACCGAGGATGGACGCCTTCCTAAAGCATCTCGGCTTGAAGGGATAG
- the cca gene encoding Multifunctional CCA protein — protein sequence MNPVLNRIRDATQGTEYDGRLWLVGGYVRDRLLGLPDSPDADFVLESDAGAATRFLFERGIGENPPVVYPRFGTAMLQVDGAQIEFVTARKESYESDSRKPFVEPATLVDDAFRRDFTVNALFENLHSGENRDPTGLGFSDLRSEILRTPLEPKQTFSDDPLRMLRAVRFRGKLGFHYAPGIEEAIAEMAPRLQVISAERIRDEFAKMMVLPDPASCLRDLMRLGLAEQFAPELAAMNGVDQGTFHHLDVWNHSVAVVDNLKSSDLGLALAGLLHDVGKPRTRTVEPNGRIRFFSHEVVGAEMAFELLDRLRFPHALCARVAKLVRNHMRLGSSPEFTPTAARRLLRDLGDDTEPLLELCEADANALKAGVRQLDLNAIRDQIAAVQTQVAVKDLESPLSGQEIMELLNAPAGPAIGQAKAWLTERVLEGDIAPGDKVAARRELAQFKLERE from the coding sequence ATGAACCCGGTCTTGAACCGGATTAGGGACGCGACCCAAGGCACAGAGTACGACGGACGGCTGTGGCTGGTCGGCGGCTACGTGCGCGATCGACTGCTTGGCCTCCCAGATTCACCTGACGCAGATTTTGTGCTGGAGAGCGATGCGGGGGCAGCAACTCGGTTCCTGTTTGAGCGTGGTATTGGTGAGAACCCGCCGGTCGTCTATCCGAGGTTTGGCACGGCCATGCTGCAGGTGGACGGCGCCCAGATCGAGTTTGTAACCGCTCGAAAAGAGTCCTACGAGTCCGACTCCAGAAAGCCGTTCGTAGAACCGGCAACGCTTGTCGACGATGCGTTTCGGCGGGATTTCACGGTCAACGCGTTGTTCGAAAACCTGCATTCCGGAGAGAATCGCGACCCCACCGGCCTGGGTTTCAGTGACCTAAGGTCTGAAATCCTGAGGACCCCTCTGGAGCCCAAGCAGACGTTTAGCGATGATCCGCTGCGGATGCTTCGGGCCGTTCGTTTTAGAGGCAAGCTGGGATTTCACTACGCTCCCGGCATCGAAGAAGCCATAGCGGAGATGGCGCCGCGCCTGCAAGTGATCAGTGCCGAGCGGATTCGTGACGAGTTCGCCAAGATGATGGTCTTGCCGGATCCGGCGTCCTGCCTGCGTGATTTAATGAGGCTGGGCTTGGCTGAGCAGTTCGCACCCGAGCTGGCCGCAATGAATGGAGTCGATCAAGGCACCTTTCACCACCTGGATGTCTGGAACCACTCGGTCGCGGTCGTCGACAACCTGAAGTCGTCCGATCTAGGCTTGGCCCTAGCCGGCTTGTTGCACGATGTTGGCAAACCCCGAACCCGAACGGTGGAGCCCAACGGCCGCATACGGTTCTTCAGCCACGAGGTGGTTGGCGCGGAAATGGCTTTTGAACTGCTGGATCGGCTCCGCTTTCCCCATGCCCTATGCGCAAGAGTCGCAAAGCTGGTCCGGAACCATATGCGGCTCGGAAGCTCGCCGGAGTTCACGCCGACGGCGGCCCGGCGGCTGCTGCGAGACCTTGGCGACGATACTGAACCCCTGCTCGAGCTTTGCGAAGCCGACGCAAACGCCTTGAAGGCCGGCGTTCGACAGCTTGACCTGAACGCCATCCGCGACCAAATTGCAGCGGTCCAGACGCAGGTAGCGGTCAAGGACCTGGAAAGCCCACTATCTGGACAAGAAATCATGGAATTATTGAACGCACCGGCCGGACCGGCTATCGGACAGGCAAAGGCCTGGCTCACTGAGCGGGTATTGGAGGGTGATATTGCTCCTGGCGACAAGGTGGCAGCACGCAGGGAACTGGCTCAATTTAAGCTGGAACGTGAATGA
- the rpoE_1 gene encoding ECF RNA polymerase sigma-E factor: MVNETLRLNLTMPSKARAVNSLLDADSDEALVKRARSGEFAAFERLFERHRTLVYRFAYQMGPRRDDAEDITQEVFVRAYQNLDRYRDEAKFTTWLLRIATNLCTDRARMTQRRQALEQQEAAGALDWMTKGDFEDPIANLDSERRLIALRKALNALPVHHRTMIILRDIEERDYEDIASIVGCSVGGAKLRVLRARRALRDRIAPLLGEDAK, translated from the coding sequence ATGGTCAACGAAACCCTGAGGTTAAATCTGACGATGCCATCGAAGGCGCGAGCGGTGAACTCTTTGCTTGACGCCGACAGCGACGAAGCGCTAGTCAAGAGGGCGCGTAGCGGCGAGTTTGCCGCTTTCGAACGGCTGTTCGAGCGGCATCGCACGCTCGTTTATCGATTTGCTTACCAAATGGGTCCGCGGCGCGATGATGCCGAAGATATCACTCAGGAAGTCTTCGTGCGCGCTTATCAGAACCTGGACCGCTATCGCGACGAGGCGAAGTTCACGACCTGGCTTCTCAGGATCGCGACAAACCTTTGCACCGACCGGGCGAGAATGACCCAACGCAGGCAGGCTCTCGAGCAACAGGAAGCGGCGGGAGCGCTCGATTGGATGACCAAGGGCGACTTTGAAGATCCAATTGCCAACCTTGACAGCGAACGGCGGCTTATCGCTTTGAGAAAAGCCCTGAACGCTCTACCAGTCCATCACCGTACGATGATTATCCTGAGAGATATCGAAGAGCGCGATTACGAGGATATTGCCAGTATCGTAGGGTGCTCGGTAGGTGGGGCAAAGCTCCGCGTTCTACGGGCAAGAAGGGCATTAAGAGACCGCATAGCCCCCTTACTTGGGGAGGATGCAAAGTGA
- the pilT_1 gene encoding Twitching mobility protein, with amino-acid sequence MPVVLDDLLRDLVSRDATDLHLKANNPPLMRIRGDIERSEYPPLPKEEMERMLASILKPDQIEKLKSYKELDLSYFVQGLARFRVNMYWQRGSVGAVFRVIPYKIRTIDELGMPQVTKQISLLPRGLVLVTGPTGSGKSTSLAAMIHHINITKRCHIMTIEDPIEYVHPDNIAIINQRELHTDTHSFADALRHVMRQNPDVILVGEMRDLETIQLAITAAETGHLVMSTVHTVDAAQTIDRIVDVFDPEQQEQIRTQLSVTLQAVISQTLLPTMDGQGRVAAYEVMVATPSIRTLVRDGKTHQLYMDIQTGGELGMQTLDGHLLQLCKDGKIDYEHALSKCSNIQEFERRAINMGLTTGAANVAH; translated from the coding sequence ATGCCCGTCGTTCTCGACGACCTCTTGCGGGACCTCGTCTCGCGCGATGCGACCGATCTCCACCTGAAGGCAAACAACCCACCACTCATGCGGATACGGGGCGACATTGAGCGCTCGGAGTACCCGCCGCTGCCCAAGGAAGAGATGGAGCGGATGCTGGCATCGATTCTCAAGCCGGACCAGATCGAAAAGCTCAAAAGCTACAAGGAGCTCGACCTGTCCTATTTCGTCCAGGGGCTAGCCCGATTCCGCGTGAACATGTACTGGCAGAGAGGATCGGTTGGGGCCGTGTTCCGGGTGATCCCCTATAAGATCCGAACGATCGACGAGCTCGGCATGCCGCAGGTAACGAAGCAGATTTCGTTGCTGCCGCGTGGCTTGGTCTTGGTCACCGGTCCAACGGGAAGCGGCAAGTCGACAAGCCTTGCCGCGATGATCCATCACATCAACATTACGAAGCGGTGCCACATCATGACGATCGAGGATCCGATCGAATACGTGCACCCCGACAACATCGCGATCATCAATCAACGAGAGCTTCACACGGACACCCATTCGTTCGCCGACGCTCTTCGCCACGTCATGCGGCAGAATCCGGACGTCATCCTTGTCGGCGAAATGCGCGACCTGGAGACCATCCAGCTCGCCATCACTGCTGCGGAAACGGGCCACTTGGTCATGTCCACCGTTCACACGGTTGACGCCGCTCAAACGATCGACCGGATCGTTGACGTTTTCGACCCGGAACAGCAGGAACAGATTCGAACGCAGCTTTCGGTCACCCTCCAAGCCGTTATTTCTCAGACTCTGCTGCCGACCATGGATGGCCAGGGCCGGGTTGCGGCATACGAGGTGATGGTCGCCACGCCGTCGATTCGCACGCTGGTGCGCGATGGCAAGACCCACCAGCTTTACATGGACATTCAGACCGGCGGTGAGCTTGGAATGCAGACGCTCGACGGGCACCTCTTGCAGCTCTGTAAAGACGGGAAAATCGACTATGAACATGCGCTGTCCAAATGCAGCAACATCCAGGAATTCGAACGAAGAGCCATCAATATGGGTTTGACCACAGGAGCAGCCAATGTCGCGCATTGA
- the pilT_2 gene encoding Twitching mobility protein: MSRIEALLKRTVELQGSDLHLKTDTGKIYVRIFGDLQPLEDEVPFSDADFRRELKLILNPHQLDRFEKELELDFAYELKGISRFRGNLYIQRQHAQAAFRVIPYEIQSMEDLHLPAATFDFIERPRGLVLVTGPAGSGKSTTLAAMIDRINRTQKLHIITVEDPTEFVHDDHVALINQRELDVDTNSFANALKHVLRQDPDVILVGEMRDLETIHLAITAAETGHLVFATLHTVDSVQTVDRVIDVFPIHTQQQIRMQLSVNLVGVVSQTLVRRSDNRGRIAAFDVMVATPAIRNLIRENKSFQIGSIIQTGSRQKMNTLDQSLAKLVERRLVTREDARSKAKDPNEFDRLLHLSAEGQVAHIGEGEEPFSATGQPPQSAVRGQPNRPGYRKE; the protein is encoded by the coding sequence ATGTCGCGCATTGAAGCCCTCCTAAAGCGAACCGTCGAGCTGCAGGGGTCGGACCTTCACCTAAAGACGGACACCGGCAAAATCTACGTCCGCATCTTTGGAGATTTGCAGCCCCTGGAAGATGAGGTGCCGTTCTCGGATGCGGATTTTCGACGCGAACTCAAGCTGATTCTCAATCCTCATCAGCTCGATCGGTTCGAAAAGGAGCTGGAACTCGACTTTGCATACGAGCTTAAGGGCATATCCCGCTTCCGCGGCAATCTGTACATCCAGCGGCAGCATGCTCAGGCCGCATTCCGGGTCATCCCCTACGAGATCCAGTCGATGGAGGACCTCCATCTGCCTGCAGCAACCTTCGACTTTATCGAGCGGCCCCGCGGCTTGGTCCTGGTAACAGGCCCCGCCGGCTCAGGGAAGTCGACCACGCTGGCGGCCATGATCGACCGGATAAACCGGACCCAGAAACTGCATATTATCACCGTCGAAGACCCAACGGAGTTTGTCCACGACGACCATGTTGCCCTGATCAACCAGCGGGAATTGGACGTCGACACCAATTCCTTCGCGAACGCACTGAAACACGTGCTGAGGCAAGACCCGGACGTCATTCTCGTCGGTGAGATGCGCGACTTGGAGACGATCCACCTTGCCATCACGGCTGCGGAAACGGGCCACCTCGTTTTCGCAACGCTCCACACCGTCGACTCCGTCCAAACGGTGGATCGAGTGATCGACGTGTTCCCAATCCATACGCAGCAGCAGATTCGCATGCAGCTCAGTGTTAACCTCGTTGGCGTCGTTTCACAAACGCTGGTGCGGCGGTCGGACAACCGAGGACGCATTGCCGCCTTCGATGTCATGGTGGCTACCCCAGCGATTCGCAATCTCATTCGCGAGAACAAGAGCTTCCAAATCGGATCCATCATCCAGACCGGGTCTCGGCAGAAAATGAACACGCTCGACCAGTCGCTGGCGAAGCTCGTGGAGCGGAGGCTCGTAACGCGGGAGGATGCCCGGTCGAAGGCGAAGGATCCGAACGAGTTCGATCGCCTGCTCCACCTTTCCGCCGAGGGCCAAGTGGCTCACATCGGAGAAGGCGAGGAACCCTTCAGCGCAACCGGACAGCCGCCGCAGTCTGCTGTACGCGGACAGCCGAATCGGCCAGGCTATCGCAAAGAGTAG
- the ubiA gene encoding 4-hydroxybenzoate octaprenyltransferase, whose protein sequence is MATAARGWHGLRVYLEMIKIEHSIFALPFAMIGMVWGSLDRFGRVFPTWPIFAWIVLAMVSCRSAAMAFNRIADRHIDALNPRTSIRAIPAGLISLGTANAYFWISIALFVLAAAMLNPLTLALSPIALVVTLGYSLTKRFTPACHFVLGLSLGIAPAAAYIAVTGVLQPAILAVVGAVLCWTAGFDVIYSLQDEDFDREHRLRSLPETVGKARALTISRALHSVSVCLLAVAGWLAGVGLLWYVGVFLAAALLTYEQSLVKPNDLSRVNLAFFTLNGFVSIGVFAFALADALGRG, encoded by the coding sequence ATGGCGACGGCTGCGCGAGGTTGGCACGGCTTGCGCGTGTACCTCGAAATGATCAAGATCGAGCACTCGATCTTTGCCCTGCCGTTTGCGATGATCGGCATGGTATGGGGGTCGCTTGACCGCTTCGGTCGCGTGTTTCCCACCTGGCCAATATTCGCTTGGATCGTGCTTGCGATGGTGAGCTGCCGGAGTGCTGCTATGGCGTTCAATCGCATCGCGGACCGCCACATCGACGCCTTAAATCCGCGGACTAGCATTCGAGCGATACCCGCCGGCTTGATAAGCCTTGGCACCGCCAACGCCTACTTTTGGATAAGCATCGCCTTGTTCGTTCTCGCGGCCGCGATGCTCAACCCCCTTACCCTGGCGCTAAGCCCAATCGCGCTCGTGGTCACCCTTGGATACTCGCTGACAAAACGCTTCACCCCCGCCTGCCATTTCGTCCTTGGCTTGAGCCTGGGAATCGCGCCTGCTGCAGCCTACATCGCAGTAACGGGAGTACTCCAGCCCGCCATCCTTGCCGTCGTAGGAGCCGTGCTGTGCTGGACCGCCGGATTCGACGTCATCTACAGCCTCCAGGATGAAGACTTTGATCGGGAGCATCGCCTGAGATCACTACCGGAGACCGTCGGCAAAGCAAGGGCCCTGACCATCTCTCGTGCATTGCATAGCGTTTCGGTCTGTCTCCTCGCGGTTGCCGGTTGGCTGGCCGGGGTAGGACTTCTGTGGTACGTCGGCGTCTTCTTGGCGGCGGCGCTGCTCACTTACGAGCAAAGCTTGGTGAAGCCCAACGACCTAAGCCGCGTGAATCTCGCCTTCTTTACTCTTAATGGATTCGTTTCAATCGGGGTATTCGCCTTTGCGCTCGCCGATGCGCTGGGTCGTGGCTAG
- a CDS encoding L-amino acid dehydrogenase, which translates to MKVLVIGAGAAGLRAAHLLHGQGIDVAVVEARDRVGGRLHTIRTPNGYWDAGGEWIDSDHRRVLALMSELGIGLETTDTMGGWLKFGSERWSEDDPPASMREAEASFLDLAHRDKDDPTVVDRTLADSLNSVVASAEGKWYVTAKYRSDEGEDLDLVGWRCWLQAYRYYAQREGGEMSQYRVAGGAQVIADRLAEVLPRVDVGRQVLGIEQSPESVTIGFDDGSSETADLAIVTCPPPIVAKWNWIPALPTMAAWSKARMGCAVKVSLHYETKFWVADGFPGRLLADRPFQQLWDSSHGDANVLQFYVCGGEGRRLKEGTTVVDEWLEGAEEVLPGVRSRLREFRIHDWCSDPFSLGGFSTWGTEDDTEVKPYLAQPHMRVHFAGEHTATWCGFIEGALESAERVAQEVLCRS; encoded by the coding sequence ATGAAAGTACTCGTCATTGGAGCCGGGGCGGCAGGACTGCGCGCGGCACATCTATTGCACGGGCAGGGCATCGACGTTGCCGTTGTGGAAGCCCGAGACCGCGTCGGCGGCCGCCTTCACACCATTAGGACACCGAATGGATATTGGGACGCCGGCGGAGAGTGGATCGACTCGGACCATCGGCGGGTCTTGGCTCTGATGAGCGAACTTGGCATCGGGTTGGAAACCACCGACACGATGGGTGGCTGGCTCAAGTTCGGGAGTGAAAGATGGTCGGAGGACGACCCGCCGGCAAGCATGCGCGAAGCAGAAGCGTCATTTCTCGACCTAGCCCATCGAGACAAGGACGATCCAACGGTAGTGGACCGCACCCTCGCTGATAGTCTTAATAGTGTCGTCGCATCAGCAGAGGGGAAGTGGTACGTGACGGCAAAGTATCGGTCCGACGAGGGGGAAGATCTGGATTTGGTCGGTTGGCGGTGCTGGCTCCAGGCTTATCGCTACTACGCCCAAAGGGAAGGTGGGGAAATGAGCCAGTACCGCGTTGCGGGAGGTGCCCAGGTGATCGCCGACCGCTTAGCAGAAGTCTTGCCCAGGGTTGACGTGGGCAGGCAAGTCCTGGGGATCGAACAGTCACCAGAAAGCGTCACGATCGGCTTTGATGATGGATCCAGCGAGACAGCAGACCTCGCCATAGTCACGTGTCCGCCTCCGATCGTTGCCAAGTGGAACTGGATACCGGCTCTACCGACGATGGCTGCTTGGTCCAAGGCACGGATGGGATGCGCCGTAAAGGTTTCGCTGCACTATGAAACAAAGTTCTGGGTGGCCGATGGCTTTCCCGGCCGCCTGCTGGCCGACCGACCGTTTCAACAGCTCTGGGACAGTTCGCACGGGGACGCCAATGTCCTGCAATTCTATGTTTGTGGGGGTGAAGGTCGGCGGTTGAAGGAGGGAACCACGGTGGTTGATGAGTGGCTTGAGGGAGCGGAGGAGGTGTTGCCTGGTGTTCGAAGCCGCCTCCGTGAATTCCGCATTCATGATTGGTGCTCGGACCCCTTTTCGCTTGGCGGCTTTAGTACGTGGGGAACGGAAGACGATACGGAGGTCAAGCCTTACTTGGCCCAGCCACACATGCGTGTTCACTTTGCCGGCGAGCACACGGCCACCTGGTGCGGCTTTATAGAAGGCGCGCTTGAAAGTGCGGAAAGAGTTGCACAGGAGGTCCTATGTCGATCCTAA
- the nfdA gene encoding N-substituted formamide deformylase: MSILIRGAKWWEDGELVDLRVDDKGMVESRAPYEAGVTDGPRMIDARGKWLLPKFVDSHCHILPMGLDLQKLHLGQCSTAGEVIDAVRDRDRELEPGVWLQAVHYDQTKFPGAVHLSRDDLDVVSKSRPILLRHVNGHASVANSATLAAAGTDDKISDPPGGTYVRDSSGRLTGVLLEKAHEHVTAKAPKASFEEMVNAILQAAEVMSAMGIGTASDMMTGRWDLLQEITAYREAAMRGSPVRFRLYLQWGAVMGPRAVPELELAAEMDSLDSDRCRVAGVKIFADGAIGSATAAIYGRFETDPPDAFDSGQLMYPPERLLEMVRVAHEKGWQIAVHSIGNRSTDLVMAAFSAVDEPSRHRIEHAMILSDDQIEQMARLGSFCTMQPEFLLRFGHSYRAQLGPDRAMSLKRARSVLRAGIPLSFSSDKPIVNGDPIDGIRTAVHRPEGFDPAETVSAREAIRAYTREGSRVNGDGDRHGTLDVGSLGDYQLLDSLPGE; encoded by the coding sequence ATGTCGATCCTAATCCGCGGGGCAAAGTGGTGGGAAGATGGCGAACTCGTGGACCTGCGCGTCGATGACAAGGGGATGGTGGAATCGCGCGCGCCTTACGAGGCCGGTGTCACGGACGGGCCCAGAATGATTGACGCCAGAGGGAAGTGGCTTCTCCCGAAGTTTGTCGACTCCCACTGCCACATTTTGCCGATGGGGTTAGACCTGCAGAAGCTGCACCTGGGGCAATGTTCCACAGCCGGAGAGGTTATCGATGCCGTGCGTGATCGGGATCGCGAGCTCGAGCCAGGTGTTTGGCTCCAGGCTGTTCACTACGACCAGACGAAGTTTCCAGGCGCCGTCCATTTGAGTCGCGACGACCTCGATGTGGTTTCCAAATCGAGGCCGATTCTGCTCCGCCATGTCAATGGCCATGCTAGTGTTGCCAATTCGGCGACCCTCGCTGCCGCTGGTACCGACGACAAGATATCCGATCCTCCGGGTGGGACCTACGTCCGGGATTCCAGTGGCAGATTGACTGGCGTTCTCTTGGAAAAGGCCCATGAGCACGTCACCGCCAAGGCGCCGAAGGCCTCGTTCGAAGAAATGGTCAATGCCATCCTGCAGGCAGCAGAGGTCATGAGCGCGATGGGTATAGGAACGGCCAGCGACATGATGACCGGCCGGTGGGACCTGCTGCAGGAGATTACGGCCTATCGGGAAGCCGCCATGCGGGGCTCGCCCGTAAGATTTCGACTCTATCTGCAGTGGGGGGCTGTGATGGGACCGCGAGCCGTCCCGGAGCTAGAACTGGCTGCAGAAATGGACTCGCTGGATTCGGACCGTTGCCGTGTCGCGGGAGTGAAGATCTTCGCCGATGGGGCGATTGGATCGGCGACCGCGGCCATTTACGGCCGTTTCGAAACCGATCCACCTGATGCCTTCGATTCCGGCCAATTGATGTATCCACCCGAACGTCTCCTGGAAATGGTTAGGGTCGCTCATGAAAAGGGGTGGCAGATCGCCGTCCATTCCATCGGAAATCGCTCCACCGACCTCGTGATGGCCGCATTTTCCGCGGTTGACGAACCGTCCAGACACCGGATCGAACATGCGATGATCTTAAGCGACGACCAGATCGAGCAAATGGCTCGGCTGGGGTCCTTTTGCACTATGCAGCCCGAGTTTCTTCTGCGATTTGGACACAGCTACCGAGCGCAACTCGGACCCGATCGGGCGATGTCCCTGAAACGGGCGCGTTCCGTCCTGAGAGCCGGTATTCCGCTGAGCTTCAGCTCCGACAAACCAATTGTGAACGGCGATCCCATCGATGGCATTCGAACCGCCGTTCATCGTCCCGAAGGCTTCGATCCAGCTGAAACCGTAAGCGCCCGAGAGGCGATTCGTGCCTATACGCGGGAAGGCTCACGGGTGAACGGCGATGGAGATCGCCACGGCACGCTTGATGTCGGTTCGCTGGGGGATTACCAGCTTCTTGACAGCTTGCCAGGGGAGTAG